Proteins found in one Nostoc sp. NIES-3756 genomic segment:
- a CDS encoding PQ-loop domain-containing transporter, which yields MREIITFIFGLGFVFNASLFIPQAIRIIKTKSAKNISLITFAGFNLIQLNSVFYGYYQRDLILMYGNLISFIACGTVTLLATYYRSR from the coding sequence ATGAGAGAAATCATTACTTTTATTTTTGGGTTGGGCTTTGTTTTTAATGCTAGCTTGTTTATACCTCAAGCTATAAGAATTATTAAAACAAAAAGTGCAAAAAATATTTCTTTAATCACTTTTGCTGGATTTAATTTAATCCAGTTAAATAGTGTATTTTATGGTTATTACCAAAGAGATTTAATTTTGATGTATGGAAATCTAATTAGCTTTATTGCTTGTGGAACCGTAACTTTACTAGCCACATACTATAGAAGTAGATAA
- a CDS encoding ribonuclease catalytic domain-containing protein has protein sequence MEKGTLVEFRVQGDRRLGVIDRPDGKTRWFVVDERGQSHSLAPRQFTYTVNGKTYKPTEIEGFLDEVKPYLDPSSLEVAWELLVEDGEIVTPSQMANLLFSQSDSAPSYAAHCLLSDDKLYFKQKGDAYEPRTAAQVAERKHQIEVETLKARGQQEFLTRVEQALQGETVDWQRHDRQRLETLEKYATLLADIVKVGLNYDSLPRAYPPPAPVLETMNMLGRPATPQGAFQLLVDLGWWSPTENLFLRRSAIPVQFPSKVLEVAQQRLDFPPTDLDTNRLDLNHLKVYTVDDESTTEIDDGLSWELLSDGRERLWVHIADPTRYLAPEDDLDLEARKRGSTVYLPTGMIPMFPEVLATGPMSLVQGKVCCALSFGVVLDETGAVEDFTIHPSLIKPTYRLTYEDVDEMLELGVQAEPEIAAIANWATKRKAWRYNQGAISINMPEAMIKVKNDDISIDILDDSRSRQLVAEMMILAGEVAARYGQVHNIPLPFRGQPQPELPPEDELLRLPAGFVRACAMRRCMPKSEMSITPVRHAGLGLDTYTQATSPIRRYSDLLTHFQLKAHLRGEVPPFTAEELKEVMMSVTSTTQELTMVERQTNRYWALEYLRRHPEEIWQVTVLMWLREDSNLALILLEDLGLQLPMVFKRSVRLGEQILVKVSISDPQKDVIQFQEIIYQEAQTAAN, from the coding sequence GTGGAGAAGGGGACGCTAGTTGAATTTAGGGTTCAAGGCGATCGCCGTTTGGGCGTGATAGACCGTCCAGACGGAAAGACCCGTTGGTTTGTGGTGGATGAACGTGGTCAATCCCACAGCCTCGCGCCTAGACAATTTACCTATACAGTTAACGGCAAAACATACAAGCCAACGGAAATTGAGGGTTTTCTAGATGAGGTCAAGCCTTATCTCGACCCCTCAAGCTTGGAAGTGGCTTGGGAATTACTGGTGGAAGATGGAGAAATAGTCACGCCATCGCAAATGGCTAATCTGTTATTTTCCCAATCAGATTCAGCCCCCAGTTATGCTGCTCATTGCCTGTTATCAGACGACAAGTTATATTTTAAGCAAAAAGGTGATGCTTACGAACCGAGAACGGCGGCGCAAGTAGCAGAACGTAAGCACCAAATAGAAGTAGAAACCCTCAAAGCTAGGGGACAGCAAGAATTTTTAACCCGTGTAGAACAAGCACTCCAAGGTGAAACCGTAGATTGGCAACGCCACGACCGCCAGCGCCTTGAAACTTTGGAAAAATATGCCACACTCCTAGCAGACATCGTGAAGGTTGGGCTAAACTATGATTCCCTCCCTCGTGCCTATCCTCCCCCAGCCCCAGTTTTAGAAACGATGAATATGTTGGGGCGGCCAGCAACCCCCCAAGGAGCATTTCAGTTATTGGTAGACTTGGGATGGTGGAGTCCGACCGAGAACTTGTTCCTGCGTCGTTCGGCAATTCCAGTCCAGTTCCCTAGTAAGGTGTTAGAAGTGGCGCAACAGCGTTTGGATTTCCCGCCAACAGATTTAGATACAAATCGCCTCGATTTGAATCACCTGAAGGTGTACACAGTTGACGATGAAAGCACCACAGAAATAGATGATGGACTGAGTTGGGAATTACTCTCCGATGGACGGGAAAGGTTATGGGTGCATATCGCCGATCCAACACGCTACCTAGCACCAGAAGATGATTTAGACCTAGAAGCAAGGAAGCGCGGTAGTACAGTTTATTTACCTACGGGGATGATCCCCATGTTCCCTGAAGTATTAGCAACTGGCCCCATGAGTTTGGTACAGGGCAAAGTTTGCTGTGCTTTAAGTTTTGGTGTGGTCTTAGATGAGACAGGGGCAGTAGAAGATTTTACCATTCATCCCAGTTTAATTAAGCCTACCTATCGCCTCACCTACGAGGATGTAGATGAGATGCTGGAATTAGGTGTACAGGCAGAACCAGAAATTGCCGCGATCGCCAATTGGGCAACTAAGCGTAAAGCTTGGCGATATAATCAAGGCGCAATTAGTATCAATATGCCGGAGGCGATGATCAAAGTCAAAAATGACGACATTAGCATCGACATTTTAGACGATTCTCGCTCACGCCAGTTAGTAGCAGAAATGATGATTCTTGCTGGGGAAGTCGCTGCCCGTTACGGTCAAGTACACAACATCCCTTTACCATTCCGTGGTCAACCACAACCAGAATTACCCCCAGAAGACGAATTACTCAGGCTTCCTGCCGGGTTTGTCCGCGCCTGCGCCATGCGGCGTTGTATGCCCAAGAGTGAAATGAGTATTACACCTGTGCGTCACGCTGGTTTAGGTTTGGATACCTACACCCAAGCTACATCACCCATTCGCCGCTACAGTGACTTACTCACCCACTTCCAACTCAAAGCCCACCTCCGGGGTGAAGTTCCGCCTTTCACCGCCGAAGAACTCAAAGAAGTGATGATGAGCGTCACCAGTACCACTCAAGAATTGACAATGGTAGAACGGCAAACCAATAGATACTGGGCATTGGAATATTTGCGCCGTCATCCTGAAGAAATTTGGCAAGTCACAGTGTTAATGTGGCTGCGAGAAGATAGTAACTTAGCACTGATCCTATTGGAAGATTTAGGCTTACAATTACCGATGGTATTTAAGCGATCTGTGAGACTAGGTGAACAAATATTAGTCAAAGTAAGTATTTCCGACCCGCAAAAGGATGTAATTCAGTTTCAAGAAATTATTTACCAAGAAGCACAGACAGCTGCTAATTGA
- the rpsR gene encoding 30S ribosomal protein S18 encodes MSYYRRRLSPIKPGEPIDYKDVDLLRKFVTERGKILPRRITGLTAKQQRDLTLAIKRARLVALLPFINAEG; translated from the coding sequence ATGAGTTACTATCGTCGTCGCCTGTCTCCAATTAAGCCTGGAGAACCGATTGATTATAAGGATGTTGACTTGCTGCGTAAATTTGTCACCGAACGTGGTAAAATTCTACCCCGCCGCATTACTGGGCTAACAGCTAAACAGCAGCGAGACTTGACATTAGCAATTAAGCGTGCGCGTCTTGTAGCTTTGCTGCCATTTATCAATGCAGAAGGTTAA
- a CDS encoding RDD family protein, which produces MTIERIPKKHYPKADLWRRGFALGLDFLGAWLVSSFLGGSGIGIQFIQIFVFILTWLILRVLVVYNNQGQSLGRWAFDLKVLEVEDGEVVPRIPQLLALLKREAIIGFGALLVSIALGNIRLNPTAILLVIPLAIDCGTAFSDTQLRQAWHDRYAGTFIVSSRRGYSLDLKIKRLVESLQRNVRR; this is translated from the coding sequence ATGACTATAGAACGCATCCCCAAAAAACATTACCCCAAAGCTGACCTCTGGCGACGCGGTTTCGCTTTAGGGTTAGATTTTCTTGGTGCTTGGTTAGTTAGTTCTTTTTTGGGTGGTAGTGGAATTGGTATCCAATTTATCCAAATTTTTGTTTTTATTTTGACTTGGCTAATCTTGCGGGTGCTGGTAGTTTACAACAATCAGGGACAGAGTTTAGGACGTTGGGCGTTTGATTTAAAAGTTTTAGAAGTGGAAGATGGGGAAGTTGTCCCCAGGATTCCCCAATTGCTGGCACTGTTGAAACGAGAAGCTATAATTGGCTTTGGCGCTCTTTTGGTGTCCATAGCTTTGGGCAACATTAGACTTAACCCTACTGCTATACTGCTAGTGATTCCCCTAGCAATTGATTGTGGGACTGCTTTCTCTGATACCCAACTGCGGCAAGCTTGGCATGACCGCTATGCTGGGACATTCATAGTTTCGTCGCGTCGGGGCTATTCGCTCGATTTAAAAATTAAGCGATTAGTTGAAAGTTTGCAACGAAATGTGAGAAGATAG
- a CDS encoding hybrid sensor histidine kinase/response regulator produces the protein MSRLRANWDSLRYDLIAILLPVLGAFFTAVLAPFLKYPLYAFFYAAVALSAWYGGIRPGILTTILSAILLNYVSFTPIYSFKLTDVGEIVRIAAFFMISLLIGSLNANLQYSQQKLEKNLQALGESEEKYRVLTENIPQLVWFADTNGSLEYLNQGWYDYTGLTPVESLGWKWQQVIHPEDLPIVLAQWNSALDCDNTLEIESRLRGRDGSYRWHITRAVPVINADGITRRWFGSATDIHEHKQIQQALYQQEQEHSRLLLELETQQQQLAAVVQQMPGGLIIAEAPSGKLLLANTQVEEIWRYPFVHADEIEEYQAYQGFHADGSPYKPHEWPMARSITVGEVVVNEEINFLRGDGTRGVMLVNSAPIRDQKGQITAGVVTFHDITERKQAQEALRESEERFRQMAERIEDVFWVSTTVNKNYQVLYVSPAYESIWGCSCESLYNNPRSWMEAIHPEDQQQVIEDYLARSPDANLDLEFRVVRPDGSIRWIRDRIFPILDEDGNSYRLVGVAEDITERKQTELALQESQALFTRFMHHMPGCAFIKDEQGKYVFVNPTGARLVGLEQSQIIGKTDFDLVSPNVAQQLHENDQSILNLNQTVQLQEIVPFENEEHYWMTFKFPFTDVAGRRMLAGMSFDITERKHLEDALKASEKRFRCLVDAKIIGVIVANSEYIIEANDTFLEMLGYTQEDLAAGNLQWRELTPPEYLYLDEQGLVELQTTGKCTPFEKEFIRKDGSRVPILIGGSVLEESPPCWLCFVLDISERKQAETALRQSEERFRLAARAVAGIVYDWDVKTGAVFRSQGLYRLIGVRPEDAAQTQEWWSERIHPDDIADIPEVWDAMLTGNSDRYDFEYRVRHEDGHWVYLWDRGYVIRNENGELVRVVGSSADISDRKLAEIERVELLQREQAARAKAEEANRIKDEFLAVLSHELRSPLNPILGWTKLLLTRQLDQTTVKNALETIERNAKLQTKLIDDLLDVSRILRGKLTLNIVSVNLVSTITEALETVRLAAEAKSLQIQTIFEDLGMVRGDGARLQQVVWNLLSNAVKFTPAGGEIEIRLEKVDSQAQIQVRDTGIGIEPEFIAHIFEYFRQADSSTTRNFGGLGLGLAIVRHLVELHGGTIRADSQGKGQGATFTVQLPLIDNQGAKLQEDVEGNFVDSFLGGVRVLTVDDEADTRDYLACALEQAGAEVIVATSAEEVLRIIIQSQVDILLADIGMPNMDGYTLMRQIRQLPKEQGGDIVAIALTAYTRDSDQQQAMAAGFQRHLSKPIDPFELAQAIVSLLGNR, from the coding sequence ATGAGTAGACTAAGGGCAAACTGGGATTCACTTCGATATGATTTGATAGCAATATTACTGCCTGTGTTGGGGGCATTTTTTACTGCTGTATTAGCGCCATTTTTGAAGTATCCTCTATACGCTTTTTTTTATGCAGCTGTTGCCCTAAGTGCTTGGTACGGTGGCATCCGCCCTGGAATTTTAACAACCATATTATCTGCTATTTTACTTAACTACGTTTCATTTACTCCTATTTATTCTTTCAAATTAACAGATGTTGGTGAAATAGTCCGTATAGCAGCATTTTTCATGATTTCTCTGTTGATAGGTTCCTTAAACGCCAACTTACAATATTCTCAGCAAAAGCTGGAAAAAAATCTGCAAGCTTTAGGGGAAAGTGAAGAAAAATATCGAGTATTGACAGAAAATATTCCTCAGTTAGTTTGGTTTGCTGATACAAATGGATCGCTGGAATACTTAAACCAGGGTTGGTATGATTATACTGGATTAACCCCTGTAGAATCTCTGGGATGGAAGTGGCAACAGGTAATTCACCCAGAGGATTTACCCATTGTGCTAGCGCAATGGAACAGTGCTTTGGATTGTGACAATACTTTAGAGATAGAGTCGCGTTTACGAGGAAGGGATGGCAGCTACCGATGGCACATTACAAGAGCTGTACCTGTAATAAATGCTGATGGTATAACTCGACGTTGGTTTGGTAGTGCAACAGATATTCATGAACACAAGCAGATACAACAAGCTCTCTATCAGCAAGAACAAGAACATAGTCGGTTGTTACTAGAGTTAGAAACACAACAACAACAACTCGCAGCCGTGGTGCAGCAAATGCCTGGGGGGTTAATTATTGCTGAGGCTCCATCAGGTAAGTTGCTGCTTGCTAATACCCAAGTGGAAGAGATTTGGCGGTATCCGTTTGTACATGCGGATGAAATTGAGGAGTACCAAGCATACCAAGGTTTCCATGCTGATGGGAGTCCTTACAAACCCCATGAATGGCCGATGGCTCGTTCTATTACTGTAGGTGAGGTTGTGGTGAATGAAGAAATAAATTTTCTGCGAGGAGATGGAACACGGGGAGTGATGCTTGTTAACTCTGCGCCAATTCGGGATCAAAAAGGACAGATTACAGCTGGGGTAGTGACTTTCCACGATATCACCGAACGCAAACAAGCACAGGAAGCTTTACGTGAGAGTGAAGAACGCTTTCGGCAAATGGCAGAGAGAATAGAGGATGTTTTTTGGGTGAGTACGACCGTTAATAAAAATTATCAAGTTCTCTATGTTAGCCCTGCTTATGAGAGTATTTGGGGTTGTTCTTGCGAGAGTCTGTATAATAATCCCCGTAGTTGGATGGAGGCTATACACCCGGAAGATCAGCAACAAGTTATAGAAGATTACTTGGCGCGATCGCCAGATGCTAATCTTGATTTGGAGTTTCGCGTAGTGCGTCCTGATGGTTCGATTCGCTGGATACGCGATCGCATTTTCCCAATTTTGGACGAAGACGGCAATTCTTATCGGCTAGTCGGTGTGGCTGAAGATATTACTGAGCGCAAACAAACAGAACTAGCTTTGCAAGAAAGTCAGGCTTTATTCACCCGCTTCATGCACCATATGCCTGGCTGTGCATTTATTAAGGATGAACAGGGAAAATATGTGTTTGTTAATCCCACAGGAGCTAGATTAGTAGGTTTAGAACAATCCCAGATAATCGGCAAGACAGATTTTGATTTAGTATCGCCGAACGTGGCTCAACAGTTACATGAAAATGACCAATCAATCCTCAATCTAAATCAGACAGTTCAATTGCAGGAGATTGTTCCCTTTGAGAATGAAGAACACTACTGGATGACATTTAAGTTTCCCTTTACTGACGTAGCTGGACGGCGGATGTTAGCGGGAATGTCATTTGATATTACTGAACGCAAGCATTTAGAGGATGCTTTAAAAGCAAGTGAAAAAAGATTTCGCTGCTTGGTTGATGCGAAGATTATTGGTGTGATTGTCGCTAATTCAGAATATATTATTGAAGCCAATGATACTTTCTTAGAAATGCTTGGCTATACTCAGGAGGATTTAGCAGCCGGGAATTTACAATGGCGCGAACTCACACCGCCAGAATATTTATACTTGGATGAGCAGGGTTTAGTAGAACTCCAAACTACTGGCAAATGTACACCTTTTGAAAAAGAATTTATCCGCAAAGATGGCTCTCGAGTACCAATTTTGATTGGGGGAAGTGTTTTAGAAGAATCTCCACCTTGTTGGTTATGTTTTGTCCTAGATATTAGTGAACGCAAGCAAGCAGAAACAGCACTGCGGCAAAGTGAAGAAAGATTCCGGTTGGCGGCTCGGGCTGTGGCGGGGATTGTGTATGATTGGGATGTTAAAACTGGTGCTGTTTTCCGTTCTCAAGGGTTGTATCGCTTGATTGGCGTTCGTCCTGAAGATGCAGCACAAACACAAGAGTGGTGGTCAGAACGCATTCATCCAGATGATATAGCAGATATTCCAGAAGTCTGGGATGCTATGTTGACAGGTAATAGCGATCGCTATGATTTTGAATACCGAGTCCGTCATGAAGATGGTCACTGGGTTTATCTCTGGGATCGGGGATATGTCATCCGTAATGAAAATGGTGAGTTAGTGCGGGTAGTTGGTTCTAGTGCTGATATTAGCGATCGCAAACTTGCGGAAATTGAACGAGTAGAACTATTGCAAAGGGAACAAGCAGCACGCGCTAAAGCGGAGGAAGCCAACCGCATCAAAGATGAATTTTTGGCTGTATTGTCCCATGAATTGCGATCGCCACTCAACCCGATTTTAGGCTGGACGAAGTTGTTACTTACTCGTCAATTAGACCAAACCACAGTAAAGAATGCGTTAGAAACGATTGAGCGTAACGCTAAATTACAAACTAAGCTAATTGATGATTTACTAGATGTTTCCCGGATACTAAGAGGTAAGTTAACTCTCAATATTGTTTCAGTGAACCTAGTTTCTACTATTACCGAAGCATTAGAAACAGTCCGATTAGCAGCAGAAGCCAAATCCTTACAAATTCAAACGATTTTTGAGGATTTAGGTATGGTTAGGGGAGATGGGGCAAGATTACAGCAAGTAGTGTGGAATCTCCTTTCCAATGCGGTTAAATTCACCCCAGCAGGTGGAGAAATTGAAATTAGGTTAGAAAAAGTAGATTCTCAAGCACAAATCCAAGTCAGGGACACAGGTATAGGTATTGAACCTGAGTTTATTGCGCATATTTTTGAATATTTTCGCCAAGCAGACAGCAGCACTACCAGAAACTTTGGCGGTTTGGGGCTAGGATTAGCGATTGTGCGTCACCTTGTAGAACTGCATGGTGGCACAATCCGCGCCGACAGCCAAGGGAAAGGACAAGGAGCGACATTTACAGTACAGCTACCACTCATAGATAATCAAGGTGCAAAGTTGCAGGAAGATGTAGAAGGAAATTTTGTTGATTCCTTCCTTGGAGGTGTACGCGTTCTCACCGTCGATGATGAAGCTGATACCCGCGATTATCTTGCTTGTGCTTTAGAACAGGCTGGTGCAGAGGTGATAGTTGCAACTTCCGCCGAAGAAGTATTGAGAATCATTATCCAGTCTCAAGTAGATATTTTGCTGGCTGATATTGGTATGCCAAACATGGATGGATATACTTTAAT
- the rpmG gene encoding 50S ribosomal protein L33 — protein MAKSKGVRIIVTLECTECRTNPDKRSPGVSRYTSTKNRRNTTNRLELNKFCPHCNKHTVHKEIK, from the coding sequence ATGGCAAAGAGCAAAGGTGTCCGTATTATAGTGACACTCGAATGTACCGAATGTAGAACAAATCCAGACAAGCGATCGCCTGGTGTTTCACGATATACATCAACCAAGAATCGTCGTAACACTACAAACCGCTTGGAACTCAATAAGTTCTGCCCCCACTGTAATAAACATACCGTTCACAAGGAAATCAAATAG